TACCACTATGCAAGAGCTTTGGGATGATTCAATGACACCAAACAAGACACTTCAACAGTTGATTCATAGTTGGTTTTCTCAAAAGTATTTGGCTATGAAGAAAAGGTCAGAGGATGTACAAGGAAGGGTTAAAGAGATTTTGGAGAATTTGAAGAAAATCAAGGGTCAAGCTAGAGTTCAAGCTTTAAAAGAGCTTAGACAAGTGGTTCAAGTTCATGGGACGGCTAAGAAGACTGTTGTTGAAAATGGAGGTATTGGTTTGATTTCATCTTTGTTAGGGCCTTTTACAACTCATGCTGTTGGTTGTGAGGTAATTGGTGTACTTGTTAACTTGAACCTTGACTTGAATTCTATGTCTGATTTGTTGCAACCAGCTAAAATATCTTTAATGGTGGATATTCTAAATGAAGGGTCTGTTGAGACTAAGATAAATTGTACTAGATTGATTGGAATGTTGATAGAAGGGACTGATTTTGCTTCCCAAAATGTTGCAAGTTTGAGTCTTTTAGTCGGATTGTTAAGGCTAGTGAAAGACAAGAAGCATCCAAATGGTGTAGTAGCTGGTTTGAATTTGCTTAAAACCATTTGTTCGCATGAACCTGTTAGGAACTCATTTGTCAATGTTGGGGCAGTTCCTCAATTAGTTGAGTTGATACCTGGTTTGAACAATGAATGTTTGGAATTAGTCCTTCATATATTGGAGCTTTTGTCAAGTACACCTGAAGGAAGATTGGCTTTGAAAGATTGTCCGAGTACTATACCGAATGTGGTGAAACTATTAATGAAAGCTTCGGAAAACTGTACTCAGCTCGCGTTATCGATATTGTGGTCCATTTGTAAGTTTGCACCAGAGGAATGTGCTTCACTTGCTGTGGATGCAGGTCTCGCCGCAAAGCTCCTTTTAGTTATACAAAGTGGTTGCAATCCCGTATTGAAGCAACGATCGGCCGAGTTGTTGAAACTATGTAGTCTCAATTACACAACTACGATCTTCATTTCCAAGTGTAAGCTTACAAGAACAATTCAATGAAGGGCAAAATTTTGCAGCTTGTCGATATACACATGACTTCCATGACAAGTGGAGGGTGACAAGCTTTTCCGGGTTTGAAGAACTTGGAATGGAATCAATCGGGGTTTCCGAGGTACCCTTTGCTCTCTTGTGTATACTAATGAATTTTCACTATATAAATTGTTTTCACATGAGGTAGCAACATAATGAGGGGGGTTTTGAACTTACAGAAAAGTTGTGTTAGTTtaccaaaattcaaaatctcTTGTATGTAAGCTCAAGTTTTCTGTTGATAAATTTCCAATAATTTTCCAACAAGGTCTGTGATTCAATCTAGTTTTATGTCAATGGTTGCTTTGTTGTTGTTCCAATCTACATGAAGAGAAAATGCAAGTGTAAAACTCATACAAATGAAAAAGCTTAGAAGGGATTCCTTTTAGCAATTGTGTCACTTGTAATTGTAGAGCTTcttagttaaaaattaaaatgtgttgTATTTACATTCAATGCACGGATTTTATGCATTATCAGTCAATCAGTCAATCATATCATATCTCGAAGTCTCCAACATCGAACTATACataaaaaatggaagaaatgaGAGTTAAAACATAGTTTCTTCAACATCAATCAACCTACACGTGATGATCATGTTGTTTTTAGAATGATATTCAATTTCCAAGATGCTTTAAAAATATGTTGTAGGAGATGATGACTACATAGAAACAAAAATGGAATGATTAGTTTCAAGTTTCAAAGACTTGATGAGGTACTTGGGTTCCCCCTTTTTGTTGTCATGAATGCATTGTTTCTCACACTCCTTAAAAGTTAAACTCGATACTTGGTCCCTCATGCACTCAAGGGATTATCTTTTGCCCCACGGTGTCACGTAGCCGATAGTATAATGTTTTGTATAGTTGTGCAAATTGGTCGAGTGGCAAAGTCATTGCAGATTAGTTGTAGCCATGAAGTGTTCTATGTGGTTTGGTGGTCTTAGCTAGGGTGCATGGTGGACTCTATAGATCAACTAAGACAAGGTCTATGAAGGGTCGTCTGCGGACCATTCCATACGAAAGGTTGCTTATGGACCATTCCATGCGAAGGGTCATCCGCGGACTGTTCAATAGCTTATCACGTGTCATGTTCTGGTGTAGGTCTAACAAAACCGATCGATCAAAATGGTTCTCGCGCTTATGTGAAACGACAAAGGGTTGAATCTTAGATAATGATGATTCATTGTCATTCAATAACGAAAAGCATAGGTAGCTTATAGTGGTACGTAAATAACATGGGGGGCACGTAGAAATCCCATGTGAACAAGCAATTAAGGCTAAATTCCAAGGTGATGGATAGTGAGAGCCAAATAGCATGAACGTGTCCCATATGAATTAGcaatagacctgtccatgggccgggcggtcCGGCCCGGCGGCCCGCCCGAactatgggagggttcgggtaaaaatataggcctgaaatatgggcttgggcaaaaaaatgaggcccgtttaaaaaatgggccgggctcaacttttttggcttgacctggcccggcccgaatataataaatatatattttttatttttattttttaattttaaaatactttaaaaatatttttttatttttttatttttaaaatattttttgtgtttattaaaaatcgggccgggccgggcacGGGCTTATTTTttccgggccgggcctgggcaagattttaggcccatattttggtcCGGACCGAGCCCGGGCCTAAGAGTcaggccgaaatttttttcggGCTCAGCCCGGCCCGGctcatggacaggtctaattaGCAAGGACCATCCTGCAAGTTGCAAAAGTCTATCTTGTCTAAACTAGAAAGGCaagtgttgaaaaaaaaaaggattagaCTGGTTAATAGAATTGATTGAATCGAGAATcgataatatgtttaatttagtatatatcatcaaaccattttatttttaaatcggCTAAAAgctcgaaaaaaaatttggttgaaACTTcacaaaatctataaaatcaaatgaaaaaaaaaaattgaaccaaCCCCAAATAAGctcgaaataaaattttagtggtGAAAAGAATGTACTACTTTGgtaaaaaaattggttgaattgaaaattaGTATCACAtcagtatatttatataaattagtaTCACGAGTCAATTAAATATCAACTTAAttgaaaatgactaaaacatatatttttttataatttataattta
This genomic stretch from Gossypium raimondii isolate GPD5lz chromosome 6, ASM2569854v1, whole genome shotgun sequence harbors:
- the LOC105773804 gene encoding U-box domain-containing protein 31 translates to MPMYQPSSRREVDSQVLDLETAVKDGVLGGGGGGGGGGGCGVVATGFGSEKLDLKLMIEELEPMDVPMVFICPISLEPMHDPVTLCTGQTYERSNILKWFSLGHCTCPTTMQELWDDSMTPNKTLQQLIHSWFSQKYLAMKKRSEDVQGRVKEILENLKKIKGQARVQALKELRQVVQVHGTAKKTVVENGGIGLISSLLGPFTTHAVGCEVIGVLVNLNLDLNSMSDLLQPAKISLMVDILNEGSVETKINCTRLIGMLIEGTDFASQNVASLSLLVGLLRLVKDKKHPNGVVAGLNLLKTICSHEPVRNSFVNVGAVPQLVELIPGLNNECLELVLHILELLSSTPEGRLALKDCPSTIPNVVKLLMKASENCTQLALSILWSICKFAPEECASLAVDAGLAAKLLLVIQSGCNPVLKQRSAELLKLCSLNYTTTIFISKCKLTRTIQ